Genomic segment of Streptomyces roseifaciens:
CGTCGACAGCGGCCACCTCATCACCCGGGCCCCCATCCCCTCGGCACAACTTCCCGAGGCCCAGATCCTGCAGGAGGTGCTGGATGGACTCCGCGCTCGCCTCTGAGCCAGCTCCCGACGGAGACCTCTATCTGCGCCGCACCGTGAGCACCGCCGCGAAACTCCTCGTCGTCGGCCACTTCGCGGTCGGCAAGACCACTTTCGTCGGCTCGCTGTCGGAGATCCGGCCGCTGCGCACCGAAGAGACCATGACCCAGGCCGGTGCGAGCGTCGACGACCTCGCCGGCATCGAGGGCAAGACCACCACCACGGTCGCCATGGACTTCGGCCGCCTCACCCTCAGCGACAGCCTCGTGCTCTACCTCTTCGGCGCGCCCGGCCAGCAGCGCTTCACGCGCCTGTGGCAGGACATGACCCACGGCGCGCTCGGCGCGCTCGTCCTCGCGGACACGCGCCGCCTGGAGCAGTCCTTCGACGTCATGGGCCTCCTGGAGGAGCTCGGCCTGCCCTACGCGGTGGCCGTCAACCACTTCGACGGCGCGCCGGTGTACCCGGAGGAGGAGATCCGCGAGGCGCTCGACCTGCTGCCCGAGACGCCGCTGGTCACGTGCGACGCCCGCGACCGGGTCTCCTCCACCCGCGCACTCATCTCCCTCGTCGAGTACCTGCAGCGGCGCACCGCAGTACGGGAGCACGCGTGAACCACCGTCCCGACGCCTGGGGGACGGCAGGGGAGCCCACCCCCGCCCCGATCCCCCCACCGGGCTGCCCCGCCCATCAGGGCCCTGCGCATCCGGGCCCCATGCCGCATGGCGCCGGGCACCAGGGGGCCGTGCAGCGGGACCCTGCGCACCAGGGCTTCATGCCGCAGGGCCCCGCGCACCATGCTCCTGAGCACTCGGCTCCCGCGTACCCGGGCACCGCACACCAGGGCAACCTGCAGCCGAACCCTGCCCACCAGGCCCCCCCGCCCGCGTTCTGGCCCCCCGAGGGGCCCGCAAGCCAGGCACACCCCGCCGGCCCCGGCACCTCCGGAGGGCCCGCGGGCCCCGCCGGCCCCGTAAGCCAGACACGCCCTGCCAGCCCCGCAAGCCCCACACCCCCCACATGCCCCATAGGCACCCCCGCGCCCACCCCCATGTACGGCCCCGACTTCGCCGCCGACCCGCACGCCGTCTACGCGCGCCTGCGTACCCAGGGCCCGGCCGCCCCCGTGGAGCTGGCGCCCGGCGCGCACGCGACCCTCGTCACCGACTACCGGGCCGCCCTCGAAGTGCTCCGCACCCCCGAGATCTTCGGCAAGGACGCCCGCCGCTGGCGCGCCCTCGCCGACGGCCGGGTCGCGCCGGACAACCCGGTCGTGCCGATGATGGCCTACCGGCCGAACTGCCTGTTCTCCGACGGCGAAGCCCACACGCGGCTGCGCCAGGCCGTCACCGACTCCCTGGCGCGCATCGACCCGAACGCCCTGCGCGGCTACGTCGAGCGCAGCGCCGACACGCTCATCGACCGCTTCGCCGGCCTGGGCGAGGCCGACCTCCTCGGCGCCTACGCCAAGGTGCTGCCGCTGCTGGTCTTCCAGCAGCTCTTCGGCTGCCCGCCCGAGCTCGGCGACCGCCTCGTCGAGGGCTTCTCGGGCATCTTCGACGGCGTCGACGCCGAGCGCGCCGACGCCCTCATCACCAGCAGCCTCGTCGAGCTCATCGCCCTCAAGCACGAGCAGCCGGGCGCGGACATGACGTCCTGGCTGATGGCGCACCACGCCCGCCTGAGCGACGAGGAGCTGATCCACCAGCACGTCGTCCTCATCGGCGCCGGCACCGAGCCCCAGCAGAACCTCATCGCCAACGCCCTGCGGCTGCTGCTCTCCGACGACCGCTTCGCCGGCGACCTCGCCGGCGGCAGCATGCCCGTCGAGGACGCCCTGGACGAGGTGCTGTGGCTCGACCCGCCCATGGCCAACTACGGCGTCCACTACCCCGTCCAGGACGTCGACTTCGGCGGCGTGCCGCTGGCCGCCGGCGAGCCCGTGGTCGTCAGCTTCGCCGCGGCCAACACCGACCCGGCGCTGCTCTCCGGCCGGCGCACCGGCAACCGCGCCCACCTCGCCTGGAGCGCGGGCCCCCACCACTGCCCGGCCAAGGACGCGGCCCGCCTGATCGCCGCCGTCGCCGTCGAGAAGCTCCTCGACCGCCTGCCCGACCTGGAGCTCGCGATCCCCGCCGACCGCCTCGTCTGGCGCCCGGGCCCCTTCCACCGCGCGCTGACGGCCCTGCCCGTGCGCTTCCCCCCGGCGCCGCCGTCCGGCTCGCGGCCGGCGCCCGTCCACGACCTCTCGGCGTCCGCCGTACGCGGCCCCGTGCCCGGAGCCACGCACGTCCCCGGCTCCGGCCCCGGCACCGGGGCCAATCCGGGCCCCGGCCCCGGTCCCGGTCCCGTGCCGCCGTACGAGCACCCCCGCTCCGATCAGTCCGCTCATTCCCCGCAGCAGGCCGACCTCCCTGGAGACAGCCGATGGAACCCAAGCCCAGTACCGTCCCGGTTCAGTCCGCCCCCTTCCGGATCGACGCCACCGGCAGCGACATCCACGGCGAGGCCGCCCGCATCCGCGCCCGCGGCGCCGCGACGCCCGTGGAGCTTCCTGGGGGAGTGGTGGCGTGGGCAGTGACCACCCAGCCGCTGCTGAAGGAGCTCCTGACGGACCCGCGCGTCTCGAAGGACCCGCATCAGCACTGGCCGGCCTGGATCAACGGTGACATCTCCCCCGAGTGGCCCCTGTTCACGTGGGTCGCCGTGCGGAACATGTTCACCGCCTACGGCACGGACCACAAGCGGCTGCGCACCCTCGTCGCCAAGGCCTTCACCGCCCGCCGCACCGCCGCCCTGCGCCCCCGCATCGAGGCGATGACGGCGGACCTCCTCGACGCCCTGGCCGCCAAGGCTCCGGGCGAGCCCGTCGACCTGCGCGAGACGTACGCCTACCCGATCCCCATCCAGGTCATCTGCGAGCTCTTCGGCGTCACCGACCCGGACCTCCGCGACGGCCTGCGGGACTGCGTCGACAGCATCTTCCACACCTCCGCCGACCCGGACGAGGTCACGGCCACGTACGCGCGGACGTACGAGCTCCTCGGCGCCCTCGTCGCCGCCAAGCGGGCCGCCCCCGGCGACGACATGACGAGCGTGCTGATCTCCGCCCGCGAGGAGGACGGCTCGCGCCTCAGCGAGCAGGAGCTCCTCGACACGCTGCTGCTGGTGATCAGCGCCGGCCACGAGACGACCGTCAACCTCCTCGACAACGCCATCCACGCGCTGCTCACCCACCCCGACCAGCTGGCCCTCGTCCGCGCGGGCACGGCCGGCTGGGACGACGTGATCGAGGAGACCCTGCGCAACCGGGCCCCCGTGGCGAGCCTCCCGCTGCGCTACGCCACCGAGGACATCGCGCTGCCCGACGGCACGGTGCTGAAGCAGGGCGACGCGATCCTCGCCGCCTACGCCGCGGCCGGCCGCGACCCGGAGCTGCACGGCGCGGAACCGGACCGCTTCGACGTCACCCGCACCGTCAAGGACCACCTCGCCTTCGGCCACGGCGTGCACTTCTGCCTCGGCGCCCCCCTCGCGCGCCTGGAGGCCGCGATCGCCCTGCCCGCGCTCTTCGACCGCTTCCCGCGGATGCGGCTGGCCGTCGAGCCGGGCGACCTGCGGCCCGTGGAGTCCTTCATCTCCAACGGCCACCGGGCGCTGCCGGCCCTGCTGCACGGCTGATCCGCCCGCCCGCCCCCCGGCACGGCCGGCCCCGCCGTGCCGCACGACGACTGAGCGTGCGGCACGGCGACTCAGCGTTCAGCACGACAACTCAGCGTCTTCGCCGCACCACGGAACGGGTGGTGCGGCGTGCGCCACATTTCCGTTCCGGCGGGTGGCGGGTGGGCGGCCGTCCGGGGGAGCGCTTACGATCCTCTGTTGTGTCCAAACTGACCGACCTGCCGAAACGGATCCTCATCGGCCGGGCGCTGCACAGCAGCAAGCTGGGAGAAACTCTTCTCCCGAAGCGCATCGCCCTGCCCGTCTTCGCCTCCGACCCGCTCTCCTCCGTGGCGTACGCGCCGGGCGAAGTGCTCCTCGTGCTCTCCGCGGCAGGCGTGTCGGCCTACCACTTCAGCCCATGGATCGCTCTCGCCGTGGTCGTGCTGATGTTCACGGTGGTCGCCTCGTACCGCCAGAACGTCCACGCCTACCCCAGCGGCGGCGGCGACTACGAGGTCGCCAACGTCAACCTCGGCCCCAAGGCCGGCCTGACCGTCGCGAGCGCCCTGCTCGTCGACTACGTCCTGACCGTCGCGGTCTCCATCTCCTCGGGCATCGAGAACCTCGGCTCCGCCGTCCCGTTCGTCATCGAGCACAAGACGGCCTGCGCCGTCGGCGTGATCGTGCTGCTCACCCTGATGAACCTGCGCGGCGTCAAGGAGTCGGGCAAGCTCTTCGCGATCCCCACGTACGTCTTCGTGGGCGGCGTGTTCATCATGATCGTCTGGGGTGCGGCCCGCGGCCTCTTCATGGACGAGACCATGAAGGCCCCCACCGCCGACTTCACCATCCACGCCGAGCACCAGGGCCTCGCGGGCATCGCCCTCGTCTTCCTGCTGCTGCGCGCCTTCTCCTCGGGCTGTGCGGCCCTGACCGGCGTCGAGGCCATCAGCAACGGCGTCCCCGCCTTCCGCAAGCCGAAGTCGAAGAACGCCGCCACGACGCTCGCCCTGATGGGCGCCCTGGCCGTCACCATGTTCTGCGGCATCATCGGCCTGGCCATGGCGACGAACGTCCGCATGGCCGAGAACCCGGCCACCGACCTGCTCGAGAACGGCACGCCGGTCGGCGAGGACTACACCCAGAACCCGGTGATCTCGCAGGTCGCCGAGGCCGTCTTCGGAAGCGGATCGTTCCTCTTCATCATCCTCGCGGCGTCCACGGCGCTCGTGCTGTTCCTCGCGGCCAACACCGCGTACAACGGCTTCCCGCTGCTCGGCTCGATCCTCGCCCAGGACCGCTACCTGCCGCGCCAGCTGCACACGCGCGGCGACCGCCTGGCGTTCTCGAACGGCATCGTGCTCCTGGCGGGCGCCGCGGCCGTCCTGGTGTACATCTACGGCGCGGACTCGACCAAGCTGATCCAGCTCTACATCGTCGGCGTCTTCGTCTCCTTCACCCTGAGCCAGACCGGCATGGTCCGGCACTGGAACCGCCACCTGCGCACGGAGACCGACCCGGCCAAGCGCCGCCGCATGATCCGCTCCCGCGCGATCAACATGTTCGGCGCCTTCCTCACCGGCCTGGTCCTCGTCGTCGTCCTGCTGACGAAGTTCACCCACGGCGCGTGGGTCGCCCTGCTCGGCATGGTGATCTTCTACGCCACGATGACGGCGATCCGGAAGCACTACGACCGGGTGTCCGAGGAGATCGCGGCCGACGAGGGTCCGGGCGACGACACCGTGCGCCCCTCGCGCGTCCACTCGATCGTTCTGGTCTCCAAGATCCACAAGCCGACGCTGCGGGCCCTGGCCTACGCCAAGCTCATGCGCTCCGACACCCTCGAAGCGCTCAGCATCAGCGTCGACCCGGCCGAGACCAAGGCGCTGCGCGAGGAGTGGCAGCGCCGCAGCATCGACGTCCCGCTGAAGATCCTCGACTCGCCCTACCGCGAGATCACGCGCCCCGTCATCGACTACGTCAAGAGCCTCCGCAAGGAGAGCCCGCGCGACGTCGTCAGCGTCTACATCCCGGAGTACGTGGTCGGCCACTGGTACGAGCACCTGCTGCACAACCAGAGCGCCCTGCGCCTGAAGGGCCGCCTGCTCTTCACGCCGGGCGTGATGGTCACCTCGGTGCCCTGGCAGCTCGACTCCTCCGAGGCGGCCAAGCTGCGGGCCCGCAAGCGCGCCGAGTGGAACGCGCCGGGTTCGGTGCGGAGAGGCCCGGTGGGGGAGCAGAAGAAGGAAAAGGCGTCGACGAAGAAGTAGCGAAGAAGTAGCACCGTCGACCCGGTGAATTCGCAGGTGGGGTGGGACGGCCCGTAGACTGGACGGCTGTCCCGCCCCACCTTTCTCTTTACGTCTCTGGAGCCGACCACCATGCAGAACGCACCGCAGGAAACGCTGGTCGGCGAGGAGTACGAGGTCGAGGTCGGCCCGGTGGCCCACGGCGGCCACTGCGTAGCCCGTACGGAGTCGGGCCGCGTCCTCTTCGTCCGCCACACGCTCCCCGGCGAGCGCGTGATCGCAAAGGTGACGGAGGGCGAGGAAACCTCCCGCTTCCTCCGCGCAGACGCGGTGCAGGTCCTGGAACCGTCGAAGGACCGCGTTCCGGCCCCCTGCCCCTTCTCCGGCCCCGGCAAGTGCGGCGGCTGCGACTGGCAGCACGCCAAGCCCGGCGCCCAGCGCCGCTTCAAGGGCGAGGTCATCGCCGAGCAGCTCAAGCGCCTCGCGGGCCTCACCCCCGAGGACGCCGGCTGGGACGGCACCGTGATGCCGGCCGAGGGCGACAAGCTCCCCGCGGGCGAGGTCCCCGCCTGGCGCACCCGCGTCCAGTACGCGATCGACGCCGAGGGCCACGCGGGCCTGCGCAAGCACCGCTCGCACGACGTCCAGGTCATCGACCACTGCATGATCGCCGCGCCGGGCGTGAGCGAGCTGGGCATCGAGAAGCGCGAGTGGCCGCAGATGGCAACGGTCGAGGCCATTGCAGCGTCGGGCTCCGCGGACCGCCAGGTGATCCTCACCCCGAAGCCGGGAGGCCGCCTCCCGATCGTGGAGCTGGACAAGCCGGTCTCGGTTCTCCGCATCGGCGAGAAGGACAAGCAGGTCCACCGCGTCCACGGCCGCCCCTTCGTCCGCGAACGCGCCGACGAGCGCACGTACCGCGTGGGCGAGGGCGGCTTCTGGCAGGTCCACCCGCAGGCGGCCGACATGCTGGTGAAGGCCGTCATGCAGGGCCTCATGCCCCGCAAGGGCGACATGGCCCTCGACCTCTACTGCGGCGTGGGCCTCTTCGCCGGCGCCCTCGGCGAGCGCATCGGCGAGAAGGGCGCCGTCCTCGGCATCGAATCCGGCAAGCGCGCCGTCGAGGACGCCCGCCACAACCTCCAGGACCTCGACCGCGTCCGCATCGAACAGGGCAAGGTCGAGCAGGTCCTCCCGCGCACGGGCATCAAGGAGGCCGACATCATCGTCCTCGACCCGCCCCGCGCCGGCGCCGGCAAGCAGACGGTCCAGCACCTGGCCTCCCTCGGCGCCCGCCGCATCGCCTACGTAGCCTGCGACCCGGCCGCCCTGGCCCGCGACCTCGCCTACTTCGCGGAGGCGGGCTACAAGCCGGTGAAGCTGCGCGCCTTCGACTTCTTCCCGATGACGCACCACGTTGAGTGCGTCGCGATCCTTAAGCCTGCCGCAAAGGGTCTCTGACCTGCGGTTTTACCTGGTGTGCATTATGTGCGCTATGGGCGTTAGGGGCGAATTTTTGACGCTGAAATGACGCTCGTGACGCTCTCCTGACGCTCGTTGGGAGGGTGGCCAGAGGGCGCAAAATCGCCCGTCGACTGGGTGGTCGACGGGCGATGCGTTGGGTAGGACGAGGGGCCTGCGCAGGCTGCACGACGACGCGGTTCCGAAGTACTTTGACGTGCGCTCACACCTCCGGAAACAATCCTGTCCTCGCGGATCGTTGTGATCCGCGAGGACAGGGGGGACGGGTGTCGAGTCTGAGGTTGTTCAACGTCGCGGGTGGTGGCGCGGCAGAGGTGGTATCGGCCACGGCGGTGCGTGAGCGGCATCTGCAGGAGCTGGTCGAGAGGAACATGGAGGCGCTGCTGGGCGTCCGCTTCCTCGCGAGCGAGTACAGCACCGGACCGCTGCACGGCGGCCGGATCGACTCGCTGGGCCTGGACGAGAACGGCGCGCCCGTGATCGTGGAATACAAGCGTGGCCAGAGCTCGGGTGTAATCCCCCAGGGCCTTTTCTACCTTTCCTGGCTGACCGACCACCGGGCCGAGTTCCAGCTCCTGGTCCGCGAACGCCTCGGGGCAGCGGCGGCGGCTCAGGTGCTGTGGAGCGCGCCCAGGCTGATCTGCGTCGCGGAGAGCTTCACCCGATACGACGTCCACGCCGTACGCGAGATCCAGCGCAACATCGACCTCGTCCGATACCGCTACTTCGGCCACGAGCTGCTCGCCTTGGAGACGGTGGTCTCCGTAACGTCGTCGGCCAAGGAGCGGCGTGCCGTGCGCAAGCGAGATCGTGCCGACACGACGATCGTGCAGCCCTGTGGCGCCGGCGGACCGCTGGACGAGCTGCGATCGGCCCTGGACGACGTCTTGGTGTCGCTCGGCGATGACGTGACGCAGGTGGAGCGCAAG
This window contains:
- a CDS encoding GTP-binding protein, whose amino-acid sequence is MDSALASEPAPDGDLYLRRTVSTAAKLLVVGHFAVGKTTFVGSLSEIRPLRTEETMTQAGASVDDLAGIEGKTTTTVAMDFGRLTLSDSLVLYLFGAPGQQRFTRLWQDMTHGALGALVLADTRRLEQSFDVMGLLEELGLPYAVAVNHFDGAPVYPEEEIREALDLLPETPLVTCDARDRVSSTRALISLVEYLQRRTAVREHA
- a CDS encoding cytochrome P450 codes for the protein MYGPDFAADPHAVYARLRTQGPAAPVELAPGAHATLVTDYRAALEVLRTPEIFGKDARRWRALADGRVAPDNPVVPMMAYRPNCLFSDGEAHTRLRQAVTDSLARIDPNALRGYVERSADTLIDRFAGLGEADLLGAYAKVLPLLVFQQLFGCPPELGDRLVEGFSGIFDGVDAERADALITSSLVELIALKHEQPGADMTSWLMAHHARLSDEELIHQHVVLIGAGTEPQQNLIANALRLLLSDDRFAGDLAGGSMPVEDALDEVLWLDPPMANYGVHYPVQDVDFGGVPLAAGEPVVVSFAAANTDPALLSGRRTGNRAHLAWSAGPHHCPAKDAARLIAAVAVEKLLDRLPDLELAIPADRLVWRPGPFHRALTALPVRFPPAPPSGSRPAPVHDLSASAVRGPVPGATHVPGSGPGTGANPGPGPGPGPVPPYEHPRSDQSAHSPQQADLPGDSRWNPSPVPSRFSPPPSGSTPPAATSTARPPASAPAAPRRPWSFLGEWWRGQ
- a CDS encoding cytochrome P450 family protein; its protein translation is MTTQPLLKELLTDPRVSKDPHQHWPAWINGDISPEWPLFTWVAVRNMFTAYGTDHKRLRTLVAKAFTARRTAALRPRIEAMTADLLDALAAKAPGEPVDLRETYAYPIPIQVICELFGVTDPDLRDGLRDCVDSIFHTSADPDEVTATYARTYELLGALVAAKRAAPGDDMTSVLISAREEDGSRLSEQELLDTLLLVISAGHETTVNLLDNAIHALLTHPDQLALVRAGTAGWDDVIEETLRNRAPVASLPLRYATEDIALPDGTVLKQGDAILAAYAAAGRDPELHGAEPDRFDVTRTVKDHLAFGHGVHFCLGAPLARLEAAIALPALFDRFPRMRLAVEPGDLRPVESFISNGHRALPALLHG
- a CDS encoding APC family permease; translated protein: MSKLTDLPKRILIGRALHSSKLGETLLPKRIALPVFASDPLSSVAYAPGEVLLVLSAAGVSAYHFSPWIALAVVVLMFTVVASYRQNVHAYPSGGGDYEVANVNLGPKAGLTVASALLVDYVLTVAVSISSGIENLGSAVPFVIEHKTACAVGVIVLLTLMNLRGVKESGKLFAIPTYVFVGGVFIMIVWGAARGLFMDETMKAPTADFTIHAEHQGLAGIALVFLLLRAFSSGCAALTGVEAISNGVPAFRKPKSKNAATTLALMGALAVTMFCGIIGLAMATNVRMAENPATDLLENGTPVGEDYTQNPVISQVAEAVFGSGSFLFIILAASTALVLFLAANTAYNGFPLLGSILAQDRYLPRQLHTRGDRLAFSNGIVLLAGAAAVLVYIYGADSTKLIQLYIVGVFVSFTLSQTGMVRHWNRHLRTETDPAKRRRMIRSRAINMFGAFLTGLVLVVVLLTKFTHGAWVALLGMVIFYATMTAIRKHYDRVSEEIAADEGPGDDTVRPSRVHSIVLVSKIHKPTLRALAYAKLMRSDTLEALSISVDPAETKALREEWQRRSIDVPLKILDSPYREITRPVIDYVKSLRKESPRDVVSVYIPEYVVGHWYEHLLHNQSALRLKGRLLFTPGVMVTSVPWQLDSSEAAKLRARKRAEWNAPGSVRRGPVGEQKKEKASTKK
- a CDS encoding class I SAM-dependent RNA methyltransferase; translated protein: MQNAPQETLVGEEYEVEVGPVAHGGHCVARTESGRVLFVRHTLPGERVIAKVTEGEETSRFLRADAVQVLEPSKDRVPAPCPFSGPGKCGGCDWQHAKPGAQRRFKGEVIAEQLKRLAGLTPEDAGWDGTVMPAEGDKLPAGEVPAWRTRVQYAIDAEGHAGLRKHRSHDVQVIDHCMIAAPGVSELGIEKREWPQMATVEAIAASGSADRQVILTPKPGGRLPIVELDKPVSVLRIGEKDKQVHRVHGRPFVRERADERTYRVGEGGFWQVHPQAADMLVKAVMQGLMPRKGDMALDLYCGVGLFAGALGERIGEKGAVLGIESGKRAVEDARHNLQDLDRVRIEQGKVEQVLPRTGIKEADIIVLDPPRAGAGKQTVQHLASLGARRIAYVACDPAALARDLAYFAEAGYKPVKLRAFDFFPMTHHVECVAILKPAAKGL
- a CDS encoding DUF5655 domain-containing protein, with product MSSLRLFNVAGGGAAEVVSATAVRERHLQELVERNMEALLGVRFLASEYSTGPLHGGRIDSLGLDENGAPVIVEYKRGQSSGVIPQGLFYLSWLTDHRAEFQLLVRERLGAAAAAQVLWSAPRLICVAESFTRYDVHAVREIQRNIDLVRYRYFGHELLALETVVSVTSSAKERRAVRKRDRADTTIVQPCGAGGPLDELRSALDDVLVSLGDDVTQVERKQYLAYRRLKNFACVGRTQQREVVVYLKADPDTVDLVPGFTRDVREIGHHGTGALEVRLRSEADLERAGDLFRLSYEAA